In Ignavibacteriales bacterium, the following are encoded in one genomic region:
- a CDS encoding VOC family protein, with protein MSNKIRGLGGIFIYSNDPKKLGEWYTKHFGIDTSAGEPYGVIYCEYRYEDKDDPNGYASISWSILKTDNEIDRTNPSFCVNYRVDNLDDFAAYLQENGVEVNEIQEHPEGKFTRIKDPEGNQIELWEPTKEFFEG; from the coding sequence ATGTCAAACAAAATCAGAGGGCTTGGGGGAATTTTTATTTATTCAAACGACCCGAAGAAGTTAGGTGAGTGGTACACAAAACATTTTGGTATAGATACCTCAGCAGGCGAACCATATGGTGTGATCTACTGTGAGTACAGGTATGAAGATAAAGACGATCCAAACGGTTACGCCAGCATTTCATGGTCGATCCTTAAGACCGATAATGAGATAGACAGGACAAATCCTTCATTCTGTGTTAATTACAGGGTAGATAATCTGGATGACTTTGCGGCTTATCTCCAGGAAAATGGTGTAGAAGTGAACGAGATACAGGAGCATCCGGAAGGCAAATTCACACGCATTAAAGATCCTGAAGGAAACCAGATAGAACTCTGGGAGCCAACGAAAGAATTCTTTGAAGGATAA
- a CDS encoding TolC family protein gives MKIKYLLIVVLFIMSSNGYSQDTLHGAISLRHVIETTLSQNPTIKIKELDVVTARGNYLTTYGSFDPVLGINLGYSSFYSPTYSDYELENPIQGTSTYSVGLTKPFSWGGNLSLLLEMTKSIDTLDYSIPQNVASVSLQFELPLLKGLGNGTSGEELSAKLNLEAERKNFLFTISQQVLNSIQSYWNYLGAIKSRDIIQRSVDEAEEFYENSRLLNAEDSTKYTDLTTLQATISQKKIDLTNADHDIYTTRQTLGIAMGIDFEKIEEIPVPETQFLFEELLVPDSAFIMSLPVNKIIDIALEHRQDYLASLDMITASDYLVKQAENGTLSELDLTLNAGYSGATEGEKFGDFFRPFYKNVAGLNLGATLSYKLPFGNNTAKGNLMTASAQYIQNKIASVELRRQIRTSVSTQIKQFQTNYLNFLETERIVLYNAKSLEEEKEKMAKGLSNSINVDYVERNMLASRLSNVKAMQNLSLSIVKLRHELGILINSKGEANFIDLNTLNNFK, from the coding sequence ATGAAGATCAAGTACCTTTTAATTGTAGTTCTATTTATTATGTCCAGCAATGGTTACAGTCAGGATACTTTGCATGGGGCGATAAGTCTGCGCCATGTGATAGAGACTACACTTTCTCAAAATCCAACCATAAAGATAAAAGAGCTGGACGTAGTAACCGCCAGGGGTAATTATTTGACGACTTACGGATCATTCGACCCCGTACTCGGGATAAACCTGGGTTATTCCAGTTTCTATTCACCAACATATTCCGATTATGAACTCGAGAATCCCATACAGGGAACCTCAACCTATAGTGTAGGACTCACCAAACCATTTTCGTGGGGAGGAAATCTGAGCTTACTGCTGGAAATGACAAAATCTATAGATACTCTTGATTATAGTATCCCGCAAAACGTAGCTTCCGTCTCGCTTCAATTTGAATTACCTCTGCTTAAAGGATTAGGAAATGGAACATCGGGTGAAGAACTCTCAGCTAAACTTAATCTAGAAGCCGAGAGGAAGAACTTTTTATTTACGATATCACAACAGGTATTGAATTCAATACAATCTTACTGGAATTACCTGGGCGCAATAAAGAGCCGCGATATAATACAGAGGTCTGTGGATGAGGCAGAAGAATTTTACGAGAACAGCAGACTACTTAATGCCGAGGATAGTACAAAGTATACTGACCTGACTACATTACAGGCTACTATCTCGCAAAAAAAGATAGACCTGACAAATGCCGACCATGATATTTACACAACACGGCAGACTCTCGGAATTGCAATGGGGATAGACTTTGAAAAGATCGAGGAGATACCGGTGCCTGAGACGCAATTTTTATTTGAAGAGTTATTGGTCCCGGACAGCGCATTTATTATGTCGTTGCCAGTAAACAAGATAATAGACATTGCCCTCGAGCACAGACAGGATTATCTTGCGAGTCTTGATATGATCACCGCTTCAGATTATCTCGTGAAACAAGCTGAAAACGGAACCCTATCGGAATTGGATCTAACTTTAAATGCAGGTTATTCAGGAGCAACGGAGGGAGAAAAGTTTGGTGATTTTTTTAGACCTTTCTACAAAAATGTTGCTGGCTTGAATTTAGGAGCGACTCTATCTTATAAATTACCTTTTGGCAATAATACTGCAAAGGGAAATCTAATGACCGCTTCAGCACAGTATATTCAAAATAAAATTGCAAGTGTCGAACTACGAAGACAGATCCGGACTTCAGTATCTACACAGATCAAGCAGTTCCAGACTAATTACCTTAATTTCTTAGAAACTGAACGGATTGTTTTATATAACGCTAAGTCTCTCGAAGAAGAAAAGGAAAAAATGGCTAAAGGACTTTCTAATTCCATTAATGTTGATTATGTCGAGAGGAACATGCTTGCCTCAAGGTTATCAAATGTAAAGGCTATGCAAAATCTGTCTCTATCGATAGTAAAGCTGAGACATGAATTAGGGATTTTGATTAACTCTAAAGGTGAAGCGAATTTTATCGATCTGAATACTTTAAATAATTTTAAGTAA
- a CDS encoding T9SS type A sorting domain-containing protein, with protein MKNFILPLALLFVLSNNLFAQSQDLPGWQVCSEKKSHSNFAPVIQGDSPNTPIHTFDVLDYKLNLNLYQCFISPYPKSYQGSNEVTFRIDSSLNTIKLNAVSASMIIDSVKLGSTSLAFSHTTDLLTITLDRVYNPGEVTTVKIYYRHNNVSDGAFYASSGMVFTDCEPEGARKWYPCWDKPSDKATTDLTAKVPSTVLLGSNGRLADSTRSGDTTIFHWVSRDPIAPYLVTMIGKVGYNLDIVKWVNPDNTNDTIPIRFYWNTGENSSNLHNIEAKIVPMMTYFSQKFGLHPFEKNGFATANNQFTWGGMENQTLTILAPNYWSENVVAHEFGHQWFGDMISPGTWADIWMNEGFATYCEAIWKEYTGGYSSYKSSIDGDASSYILSNPGWPIYNPDWAINTPPTSVLFNGAITYNKGSCVLHMLRYVLGDTMFFNAIKSYATDTVNFKFKNTVTADFITKVNTVTGQNLDWFFNEWIYEPNHPVYANTYNFQNIGGSNWQVKFTAKQTQSNPAFFQMPLELKINFSGGGDTTIRVMNDINNQTFALNFDRQPVSLQFDPNSNIVLKQGSTILGIENNSVPVKFDLSQNYPNPFNPVTKISYDIPNRSQVKIKVFDVLGNEMATLVNEIKEPGSYAVNFDASRFASGVYYYRIIAGDFTATKKMMLIK; from the coding sequence ATGAAAAATTTTATACTGCCTCTAGCATTGCTGTTCGTGCTAAGCAATAACTTATTTGCGCAAAGCCAGGACCTTCCGGGCTGGCAAGTGTGCTCAGAAAAAAAATCACATAGTAACTTTGCCCCGGTAATACAGGGCGATTCACCTAACACCCCAATACATACATTCGACGTTCTAGATTACAAACTAAATCTTAATCTGTATCAGTGCTTCATTTCGCCATATCCAAAATCGTATCAGGGTAGTAATGAGGTCACATTCAGGATCGATTCATCATTAAATACGATCAAGCTAAATGCTGTTAGTGCTTCGATGATAATAGATTCGGTTAAGCTCGGAAGTACGAGTCTAGCATTTAGCCATACTACCGACCTGCTTACGATCACTCTGGATAGAGTATATAATCCCGGGGAAGTAACAACAGTTAAGATATATTATAGACACAACAACGTTTCCGATGGAGCGTTCTACGCCTCAAGTGGGATGGTCTTTACAGACTGTGAACCGGAAGGAGCAAGAAAATGGTATCCTTGTTGGGATAAACCTTCCGATAAAGCAACAACTGATCTGACAGCAAAAGTGCCTTCGACGGTATTACTTGGTTCTAACGGAAGGCTTGCAGATTCTACGCGTTCCGGTGATACAACTATATTTCACTGGGTGAGCAGAGATCCTATAGCCCCCTACCTGGTTACAATGATAGGTAAAGTAGGCTATAATCTGGACATCGTAAAATGGGTTAACCCAGATAATACAAACGATACTATACCGATCAGATTTTATTGGAATACGGGTGAAAACTCTTCCAATCTCCATAATATAGAGGCTAAGATCGTACCAATGATGACTTACTTTTCTCAGAAATTTGGGTTGCACCCATTTGAGAAGAATGGTTTTGCGACTGCCAACAACCAGTTTACATGGGGCGGAATGGAAAACCAAACTCTGACAATACTGGCTCCAAACTACTGGTCGGAAAACGTAGTTGCACACGAGTTCGGGCACCAATGGTTTGGCGATATGATCTCGCCAGGAACATGGGCTGACATATGGATGAATGAGGGATTCGCTACTTATTGTGAAGCCATATGGAAAGAGTATACCGGCGGGTATTCTTCTTATAAGAGTTCAATAGATGGGGATGCATCTTCTTATATTTTAAGTAATCCCGGCTGGCCGATATATAATCCTGATTGGGCGATAAATACTCCGCCGACAAGTGTCTTATTCAACGGGGCAATAACATATAACAAAGGGTCCTGCGTACTGCATATGCTAAGATATGTGCTGGGTGACACAATGTTCTTTAATGCGATAAAATCATATGCTACCGATACGGTAAACTTTAAATTTAAGAATACTGTAACCGCCGATTTTATTACCAAAGTAAATACAGTAACAGGGCAAAATCTGGATTGGTTCTTTAATGAGTGGATATACGAACCAAATCATCCGGTATATGCGAACACATATAATTTCCAGAATATAGGTGGTAGCAACTGGCAGGTTAAATTTACAGCTAAGCAGACGCAGTCAAATCCTGCATTCTTCCAAATGCCGTTAGAGTTAAAGATAAATTTCAGCGGCGGCGGCGATACTACGATCAGAGTCATGAATGATATAAATAACCAGACTTTCGCATTAAATTTTGACAGACAGCCTGTATCATTGCAATTCGATCCGAACAGCAATATTGTGTTGAAGCAGGGTTCAACGATCCTGGGAATAGAGAATAATTCAGTACCGGTAAAATTCGACCTTTCTCAAAATTATCCTAACCCGTTCAACCCGGTTACTAAAATAAGCTATGATATTCCGAACAGGTCTCAAGTGAAGATAAAGGTATTCGATGTCTTAGGGAATGAGATGGCTACACTAGTTAATGAAATAAAGGAGCCGGGAAGTTATGCGGTTAATTTTGATGCTTCTAGGTTTGCATCCGGGGTATATTATTACAGAATTATTGCCGGTGATTTTACGGCGACAAAAAAGATGATGCTGATCAAATAG
- the nth gene encoding endonuclease III: MTEAELKKYAKEVVKRLAKHYPDSKTHLDHNNAFELLISTVLAAQMTDVGVNKVMGPLYKSKYKKPQDILKDGFEKFRDNIKSINFYNNKAKAVISLCQDLVDNYKGKVPDSMDELTKLKGVGRKTANVVLGNCFGKKDVIIVDTHLKRVSLRLGLVDSDKPDKIEQELSGIIPPNDQFGFSMRIGDHGRQICTARKPDCEHCFLNDICPSAFKV, from the coding sequence GTGACCGAAGCCGAATTAAAAAAATATGCTAAGGAAGTCGTAAAGCGCCTGGCGAAGCATTACCCGGATTCAAAGACCCATCTCGACCATAATAACGCATTCGAGCTTCTCATATCTACTGTGCTGGCGGCGCAAATGACAGATGTAGGAGTAAATAAAGTAATGGGACCTCTTTACAAGTCTAAATACAAAAAACCCCAGGATATATTAAAAGATGGTTTCGAGAAATTCAGGGATAATATAAAATCGATCAATTTCTACAATAATAAGGCAAAAGCTGTTATTTCATTATGCCAGGACCTGGTTGATAACTACAAAGGAAAGGTTCCGGATTCGATGGATGAGCTCACAAAGCTTAAGGGAGTGGGAAGGAAGACGGCTAATGTGGTGCTTGGTAACTGCTTCGGTAAAAAGGATGTGATAATAGTCGATACACATTTAAAGAGGGTATCATTAAGGTTGGGACTGGTCGATTCGGATAAGCCGGATAAGATAGAGCAGGAGCTGAGCGGTATAATTCCGCCGAATGATCAGTTTGGCTTTTCTATGAGGATAGGTGACCACGGCAGGCAAATATGCACGGCGAGAAAACCTGATTGTGAACATTGTTTTTTGAACGACATTTGTCCATCTGCATTTAAAGTATAA
- a CDS encoding VOC family protein has product MAKKSNPVIYFEIPVHDIERAMKFYKTVFSFDFVKETIDNNEMALFPFAHENSGISGALAKGEIYKPTKDGVVIYFKTENIDESLKSATSNGGQILYPKTDNGIGFVAEFEDTEGNRIALYQSKV; this is encoded by the coding sequence ATGGCAAAGAAATCGAATCCTGTCATTTATTTCGAAATCCCGGTTCACGATATTGAAAGAGCAATGAAATTTTATAAAACAGTATTCAGCTTTGACTTTGTCAAGGAAACCATTGATAATAATGAAATGGCATTGTTCCCATTTGCTCATGAAAATTCAGGCATTTCAGGTGCATTGGCAAAAGGTGAAATTTACAAGCCAACAAAGGACGGAGTAGTGATCTATTTCAAGACAGAAAACATCGATGAATCTTTGAAATCGGCAACCTCAAACGGCGGACAAATTCTATATCCTAAAACTGACAATGGAATTGGATTTGTTGCAGAATTTGAAGATACAGAGGGGAACAGAATAGCATTATATCAATCAAAAGTATAG
- a CDS encoding CapA family protein: MLVVIAVIWAGSILFDNNKGVSENTTPIIETKKTVNVDTFYTVIGVGDIMMGTNYPDRLSLPPNDGKYMLDGVKEVLSSADVTFGNLEGTLLNAGGTPKDCGESKNCVSFRMPEHYAGYLKDAGFDVLSIANNHSGDMGTKGRESTVNTLDRYKLKYAGSLSYPYTIFESKGVKFGLAAFAPNNGTVSLNDLENAKKILSELKQKCDIIIVSFHGGAEGAGATHVTRRREIFLGEDRGNVYDFAHIVVDAGADIVLGHGPHVPRGMELYKGRLIAYSLGNFCTYKKFGLSGVLGIAPILKISVNRKGECKDFQIISIKQIKGGIPVLDGENKAEKLIRKLSLEDFGLLTLR; this comes from the coding sequence ATGTTGGTAGTTATTGCCGTTATTTGGGCAGGATCGATTTTATTTGACAATAATAAGGGAGTAAGTGAAAACACCACCCCAATTATCGAAACAAAGAAAACTGTAAATGTTGATACATTTTACACGGTTATAGGCGTCGGTGACATAATGATGGGAACGAACTATCCTGACAGATTATCTCTACCACCCAATGACGGAAAATATATGTTGGACGGAGTGAAGGAAGTTCTCTCCTCTGCAGATGTAACCTTTGGTAATCTTGAAGGGACATTGCTAAATGCCGGGGGAACACCAAAAGATTGCGGGGAGAGTAAGAATTGTGTTTCATTCAGGATGCCAGAACATTACGCGGGTTATTTAAAGGATGCAGGATTTGATGTACTCAGCATTGCGAATAATCATAGCGGAGACATGGGGACAAAAGGGAGAGAATCAACGGTAAACACTCTCGACCGGTACAAACTCAAATATGCCGGTTCGCTGTCGTATCCGTACACTATTTTTGAAAGTAAGGGAGTTAAGTTTGGTTTGGCGGCATTTGCTCCAAACAATGGGACAGTTTCACTTAATGATCTGGAAAATGCAAAAAAGATATTATCAGAGCTTAAACAGAAATGCGATATTATTATTGTCTCATTTCATGGAGGGGCTGAGGGAGCAGGGGCAACTCATGTTACCCGTAGACGTGAGATATTTTTGGGTGAAGATCGCGGGAATGTATATGATTTTGCTCATATAGTTGTAGATGCGGGTGCCGACATTGTATTAGGACATGGTCCGCACGTACCAAGAGGAATGGAGTTGTACAAGGGCAGGTTAATAGCATACTCCCTGGGAAATTTTTGTACATACAAGAAGTTTGGGTTGAGTGGTGTATTGGGAATTGCTCCAATATTGAAGATTTCTGTTAATAGGAAAGGAGAATGCAAGGATTTTCAGATCATATCGATAAAGCAAATAAAAGGAGGAATCCCGGTTTTGGATGGAGAGAATAAAGCAGAGAAATTAATAAGGAAACTATCCTTAGAAGACTTTGGTTTACTTACATTAAGATAA
- a CDS encoding PAS domain S-box protein, whose amino-acid sequence MEQMVIAELNRQKEILRSKIAEKTKLDNATIGYILTTIDTCLYSMIDMLKEGKSAHEKFFSDIILNSIDAIIGIDNDFKIFLWNKGAEKLFGYTKDEVIGKDFYFLIPDYLLEQGEREFLINEVKEKGFLANHESERITKSGELINVSITRFSIFNDRKPMGSVGILRDITRLKKLQRELSEKENLALIGEVVSSIAHSLANPLNIISGNADYLLLEKDETDAEYDELKTIAEEAGRITKSLRSLLNFSRPLQVEKNNVNLNKVIEDVVQKSKFSVGDKEIVINKDLAEDLPEIIADRIQMEEVITNLVINSIQSFNDHGTVDITTKRNGENLKVIVKDNGPGISKENLEKIFKPFYSSKGYGKGTGLGLPIAKRIVGEHGGSISVNSEPGKETSFTIQLPLN is encoded by the coding sequence ATGGAACAAATGGTAATCGCGGAACTAAACCGCCAAAAAGAAATATTAAGAAGTAAAATAGCTGAAAAAACAAAGCTTGATAATGCCACTATAGGTTATATCCTTACTACTATAGATACTTGTCTTTACTCTATGATAGACATGTTAAAGGAAGGCAAATCAGCGCATGAAAAATTCTTCTCCGATATAATATTAAATTCGATCGATGCAATAATAGGAATTGATAACGATTTTAAGATATTCCTCTGGAATAAGGGAGCGGAAAAGTTATTTGGCTATACAAAAGATGAAGTAATTGGAAAAGATTTTTACTTCCTTATACCCGATTACCTGCTTGAACAAGGTGAAAGGGAATTTCTAATAAATGAGGTAAAGGAAAAAGGTTTTCTCGCAAATCACGAATCGGAAAGGATTACTAAATCCGGCGAACTGATAAACGTTAGCATTACAAGGTTTTCTATATTTAATGATAGGAAGCCAATGGGCTCGGTGGGTATTTTAAGAGATATTACCAGGCTAAAAAAGCTTCAGAGAGAGCTTAGTGAAAAAGAAAATCTTGCGCTTATCGGGGAAGTTGTATCAAGCATAGCCCACAGCCTTGCTAATCCACTAAATATAATATCAGGCAATGCGGATTATTTGCTCCTTGAAAAGGATGAAACCGATGCGGAATACGATGAACTAAAGACAATTGCCGAGGAAGCCGGGCGAATAACAAAATCGCTTCGAAGTTTATTGAATTTTTCCCGCCCATTGCAAGTTGAGAAAAACAATGTTAACCTCAATAAGGTAATAGAAGACGTTGTGCAGAAGTCGAAATTTTCCGTTGGCGACAAGGAAATCGTGATAAATAAGGATCTTGCAGAAGATCTACCGGAGATAATAGCTGACAGGATCCAAATGGAAGAGGTTATTACCAATCTTGTAATTAATTCCATTCAAAGTTTTAATGACCATGGTACGGTAGATATTACTACAAAACGGAACGGAGAAAATCTAAAAGTGATCGTGAAAGATAATGGACCTGGTATCTCCAAGGAAAATCTTGAGAAAATTTTTAAACCCTTCTATTCCTCAAAAGGATACGGAAAGGGGACGGGCCTGGGATTGCCAATTGCAAAACGTATTGTTGGTGAACACGGTGGTTCTATTAGTGTAAACTCGGAGCCCGGCAAAGAAACCTCCTTTACAATACAATTACCTTTAAACTAG
- a CDS encoding T9SS type A sorting domain-containing protein translates to MKHFNIFIILIILCANAVFGAPRVKLVSEYITPNDYASNSAFTSDSTVASGLYTVAKGTYVYLRAWNFGDGTAITSANWSFVQKPTGSNATLNGITGLDTWQKFKADSSGTYEIMVSVTTSSGTHDTTAKIYASTYVGVGGFDGVAAQFPNCMSCHGNTPKFQDIFNRWKTTKHANSFKDNITSGSSSYGTESFRLHTLGYDHFMFANNDGFDDRASQLGWDWNNYPHPGAGNWDTIKTHFSSLVAFANVGCESCHGPGSQHVFNGGDTNRIQRDLNGGVCGKCHDSSPQTPEFDQWKNALHSNTVWTSSFAQTNNGSNNLDNCIRCHDGKGYVNYTKGIGTNTNGFTQADQDMIACATCHDPHGNNNPYGLRNRPSGDDTLANGFHYTNVGNGAVCMDCHKARKDNRTYVLTQVTNSRWGPHHSTQSDLFQAQNFAEFGSTLQTTRHKDFLPNACVTCHMAPTDTSAANKNKVGGHALLLHNEDTDYDHLKACENCHFGKTRFDQFIAPVDYDGDSQIEPWMDEVDGCLTNLRTTLPPEGVDSVAWQLIQADSSNVTLRKAYFNYLMITEDGSHGMHNPKFAVDILIQSKNALLGVGVTTNTNEVPATYDLSQNYPNPFNPSTRFTFSLPKGSNVSIVVFDVTGRQIATLVNSKFEAGKYSVDWNGTDNGGALVSSGVYFYRIVAGDFVQTRKMALIK, encoded by the coding sequence ATGAAACATTTTAACATCTTCATTATTCTAATTATACTCTGTGCTAACGCAGTATTCGGGGCGCCAAGGGTCAAATTAGTTTCTGAGTACATTACCCCCAATGATTATGCTTCCAATTCTGCGTTTACTTCAGATTCAACAGTTGCAAGCGGGCTCTACACCGTAGCAAAAGGTACATATGTTTACCTTCGTGCATGGAATTTTGGTGATGGAACTGCGATAACATCTGCAAACTGGTCCTTCGTTCAAAAACCTACAGGATCAAATGCAACATTAAACGGGATTACAGGGCTGGATACATGGCAGAAATTCAAAGCCGACTCTTCAGGAACGTATGAAATAATGGTTTCGGTTACAACCTCCAGCGGTACTCATGACACAACCGCAAAGATATACGCTTCAACATATGTAGGCGTTGGCGGTTTTGACGGAGTAGCTGCACAATTTCCAAACTGTATGTCATGCCATGGAAACACTCCAAAGTTCCAGGATATTTTTAATAGATGGAAAACCACAAAACATGCAAATTCCTTTAAGGACAACATAACAAGCGGTTCTTCATCTTACGGAACTGAATCATTTAGACTACATACACTTGGTTATGATCATTTCATGTTTGCCAATAATGACGGCTTTGACGACAGGGCATCTCAATTAGGCTGGGACTGGAATAACTATCCACATCCAGGCGCTGGTAATTGGGATACAATTAAAACACACTTCTCATCACTCGTTGCTTTCGCTAACGTAGGTTGTGAAAGTTGTCACGGTCCGGGAAGTCAGCACGTTTTCAATGGCGGTGATACCAACAGGATCCAGAGGGATCTAAACGGTGGTGTATGCGGTAAATGTCACGATTCATCTCCACAGACACCAGAATTTGACCAATGGAAAAATGCACTTCACTCCAATACAGTGTGGACAAGTTCATTCGCACAAACTAATAACGGTTCAAATAATCTTGATAACTGTATAAGATGTCACGACGGAAAAGGCTATGTAAATTATACAAAGGGGATCGGAACCAACACAAACGGCTTTACTCAAGCTGATCAGGACATGATAGCATGTGCCACATGCCATGATCCTCACGGGAATAATAATCCCTACGGGTTAAGGAACCGCCCTTCTGGTGATGATACTCTCGCAAACGGATTCCATTACACCAATGTAGGTAATGGCGCAGTTTGTATGGACTGTCACAAAGCAAGGAAAGACAACAGGACTTATGTCTTGACACAGGTAACAAACAGCAGGTGGGGCCCGCACCACTCAACACAATCTGACCTATTCCAGGCACAAAATTTTGCTGAGTTTGGTTCGACGTTGCAGACCACCCGTCACAAAGACTTTCTGCCGAATGCTTGTGTTACCTGCCACATGGCACCTACTGATACAAGCGCTGCGAACAAAAATAAGGTCGGAGGTCACGCATTACTCCTGCATAATGAGGATACCGATTACGATCACCTAAAGGCATGCGAAAACTGTCACTTTGGCAAAACAAGATTCGACCAATTCATTGCACCGGTTGACTATGACGGCGATAGCCAGATAGAACCCTGGATGGATGAAGTTGATGGCTGTCTCACTAACCTGAGAACTACTTTACCTCCTGAAGGTGTAGACTCGGTCGCATGGCAGTTGATCCAAGCGGATTCAAGCAATGTAACATTAAGGAAAGCATACTTTAACTACTTGATGATCACAGAAGATGGTAGTCATGGCATGCACAATCCAAAATTTGCCGTCGATATACTTATCCAATCAAAGAATGCTTTACTTGGAGTAGGTGTAACTACTAATACAAATGAAGTACCTGCAACATACGATCTGTCACAGAATTATCCTAATCCGTTCAATCCATCAACGAGATTTACATTCTCATTACCAAAAGGATCGAATGTAAGCATTGTGGTCTTTGACGTTACAGGAAGACAGATTGCAACCTTAGTAAATTCTAAATTTGAAGCAGGTAAATATTCAGTTGATTGGAATGGAACAGATAACGGTGGAGCTCTTGTGAGCAGTGGAGTATACTTCTACAGAATAGTTGCAGGAGACTTTGTACAGACAAGAAAAATGGCACTTATTAAATAA
- a CDS encoding HAD hydrolase family protein yields the protein MALPDLTKIKMILMDLDGCLTTGHLIYMSDGDGNHIRDAKVFHTHDGFGIARGIEVGMKFSIISGRSSPVNKMRSDKLGIHHLYENIPDKLVPFEELKDKYGYTNEEFAYIGDDEFDLPLLREVGFSACPESAVEEVKKHVNYVCKQRGGYGAVREFIDVILKEQNLI from the coding sequence GTGGCACTACCTGACCTAACCAAGATAAAGATGATATTAATGGATCTCGATGGATGTCTTACAACCGGACATCTGATATATATGAGTGATGGAGACGGAAATCACATCAGAGATGCAAAGGTATTCCATACACATGATGGATTTGGAATTGCAAGGGGTATAGAAGTGGGGATGAAGTTCTCTATAATAAGCGGAAGGAGTTCACCGGTAAATAAAATGCGCTCCGATAAATTAGGAATTCATCACTTATATGAAAACATTCCCGACAAGCTCGTTCCGTTCGAGGAGTTAAAGGATAAATATGGATATACGAACGAAGAGTTCGCATATATCGGTGACGATGAATTCGATCTGCCCTTACTCAGAGAGGTTGGTTTTTCCGCTTGTCCGGAGAGCGCAGTTGAGGAAGTCAAAAAGCACGTTAATTATGTCTGTAAGCAGAGGGGTGGCTACGGCGCAGTAAGGGAATTCATAGATGTTATTTTAAAAGAACAAAATCTAATATAA